Proteins encoded within one genomic window of Streptomyces taklimakanensis:
- the dnaB gene encoding replicative DNA helicase, which translates to MAGALGSVGAGPSDHLPVSRQRRGPEPDGERHDRGPEPWAGEPGGHGGHGGSGSGGAFDRVPPQDLEAEQSVLGGMLLSKDAIADVVETIQGQDFYRPAHETIYQAILDLYAKGEPADPITVAAELTRRGEIAKVGGPGYLHSLVQTVPTAANAQYYAEIVHERAVLRRLVEAGTRITQMGYAADGDVDEIVNSAQAEIYAVTEQRTSEDYLPLAEIMEGALDEIEAIGSRSGQMSGVPTGFSDLDSLTNGLHPGQMIVIAARPAMGKSTLALDFARACSIRHNLPSVIFSLEMGRNEIAMRLLSAEARVALHHMRSGSMTDEDWNRLARQMPEVTEAPLYIDDSPNLTMMEIRAKCRRLKQRNDLRLVVIDYLQLMQSGGSRRPESRQQEVSEMSRNLKLLAKELEVPVIALSQLNRGPEQRTDKKPMVSDLRESGSIEQDADMVILLHREDAYEKESPRAGEADLIVAKHRNGPTATITVAFQGHYSRFVDMAQT; encoded by the coding sequence GCCGCGGTCCGGAACCGGACGGCGAACGCCACGACCGCGGCCCCGAGCCCTGGGCGGGCGAGCCCGGGGGCCACGGCGGACACGGCGGCTCCGGCTCCGGGGGAGCCTTCGACCGCGTCCCCCCGCAGGACCTCGAGGCCGAGCAGTCGGTCCTCGGCGGCATGCTGCTGTCCAAGGACGCCATCGCCGACGTGGTGGAGACCATCCAGGGCCAGGACTTCTACCGTCCGGCCCACGAGACGATCTACCAGGCCATCCTCGACCTCTACGCCAAGGGCGAGCCCGCCGACCCCATCACGGTCGCCGCCGAACTCACCCGGCGCGGCGAGATCGCCAAGGTCGGCGGCCCCGGCTACCTCCACTCCCTGGTCCAGACGGTCCCCACCGCGGCCAACGCCCAGTACTACGCGGAGATCGTCCACGAACGCGCCGTCCTGCGCCGCCTGGTCGAGGCGGGCACCCGCATCACACAGATGGGTTATGCCGCCGACGGCGACGTCGACGAGATCGTCAACTCCGCCCAGGCCGAGATCTACGCCGTCACCGAGCAGCGCACCTCCGAGGACTACCTCCCCCTCGCCGAGATCATGGAGGGCGCGCTCGACGAGATCGAGGCGATCGGTTCGCGCAGCGGCCAGATGTCGGGCGTCCCGACGGGCTTCTCCGACCTGGACTCCCTCACCAACGGCCTCCACCCGGGCCAGATGATCGTCATCGCGGCGAGGCCGGCCATGGGCAAGTCCACCCTGGCCCTGGACTTCGCCCGCGCCTGCTCGATCAGGCACAACCTGCCCAGCGTGATCTTCTCGCTGGAGATGGGGCGCAACGAGATCGCCATGCGTCTGCTGTCGGCCGAGGCGCGGGTGGCGCTGCACCACATGCGGTCGGGCAGCATGACGGACGAGGACTGGAACCGGCTGGCGCGCCAGATGCCGGAGGTCACGGAGGCGCCGCTGTACATCGACGACTCGCCGAACCTGACGATGATGGAGATCCGCGCCAAGTGCCGCCGGTTGAAGCAGCGGAACGACCTGCGGCTGGTCGTCATCGACTACCTCCAACTGATGCAGTCGGGCGGTTCCCGCCGCCCCGAGAGCCGTCAGCAGGAGGTCTCGGAGATGTCCCGGAACCTGAAGCTGCTGGCCAAGGAGCTGGAGGTGCCGGTGATCGCGCTCTCCCAGCTCAACCGCGGTCCCGAGCAGCGCACGGACAAGAAGCCGATGGTCTCGGACCTCCGTGAGTCGGGTTCGATCGAGCAGGACGCCGACATGGTCATCCTGCTGCACCGTGAGGACGCCTACGAGAAGGAGTCGCCGCGCGCGGGCGAGGCGGACCTGATCGTGGCCAAGCACCGCAACGGTCCGACGGCGACCATCACCGTGGCCTTCCAGGGCCACTACTCGCGATTCGTGGACATGGCCCAGACGTGA